Proteins encoded in a region of the Synechococcus sp. BIOS-U3-1 genome:
- a CDS encoding TIGR01777 family oxidoreductase — MRLLLIGCTGLVGRGLIPVLQAAGHQLTIVSRSASPAAFSADIASRLEWIQLDPAESSNWAPSTLLHDALAASDGVVNLAGEPIAEQRWTVQHLETLESSRLGTTRHLVSALATLAKPPSVLVNASAVGYFGTSLDGRFEESSPVGQDFLACLCQKWEQAAAEKPAATRLVVLRIGIVLSSEGGALAKMLPVFRAGFGGPIGSGQQWMSWIERGDLCRIIQSSLETDSWSGVINAVAPDPVTMAVFAGSLGRCLGRPSLLAVPGPMLQLLLGDGSKVVLEGQFVSSSRLDALGFNFLCPTLPVALDVATSSSNR; from the coding sequence ATGCGCCTTCTGCTGATCGGATGCACGGGCTTGGTTGGCCGAGGTCTAATTCCCGTTCTGCAGGCCGCGGGCCATCAACTCACCATCGTCAGTCGCAGTGCCTCTCCGGCAGCTTTCTCCGCTGACATTGCAAGTCGTCTTGAGTGGATTCAGCTGGATCCAGCTGAATCGTCTAATTGGGCTCCTTCCACGCTTCTGCACGATGCGCTAGCCGCCAGTGACGGCGTAGTGAATCTCGCCGGTGAACCGATCGCAGAACAGCGCTGGACCGTTCAGCACCTTGAAACATTGGAATCCAGTCGTCTGGGTACAACTCGTCACCTTGTGAGCGCATTAGCCACGCTTGCCAAGCCTCCATCCGTGTTGGTGAATGCTTCGGCTGTTGGCTATTTCGGGACCAGTCTTGATGGTCGCTTTGAGGAGAGCAGTCCTGTAGGTCAGGATTTTCTTGCATGTCTTTGTCAGAAGTGGGAGCAGGCTGCCGCTGAAAAGCCTGCAGCTACTCGGCTCGTCGTGCTGCGAATCGGCATTGTCTTGTCATCAGAAGGAGGGGCTCTCGCCAAAATGCTGCCCGTGTTCCGCGCAGGCTTCGGTGGCCCGATCGGTTCTGGTCAGCAATGGATGAGCTGGATTGAACGTGGCGATTTATGCCGGATCATTCAGAGCTCCCTGGAAACAGACTCCTGGTCTGGGGTGATCAACGCCGTGGCCCCCGACCCTGTGACCATGGCTGTCTTTGCTGGAAGTCTTGGCCGTTGTCTCGGCAGACCAAGTCTGCTGGCCGTGCCCGGTCCCATGCTGCAGCTGCTGCTGGGTGATGGCTCCAAGGTTGTTCTTGAGGGGCAGTTTGTGAGTTCGAGTCGACTCGATGCCCTTGGCTTCAACTTTCTCTGTCCGACCTTGCCCGTTGCACTCGACGTTGCCACCAGCTCCAGCAACCGCTGA
- a CDS encoding cation:proton antiporter domain-containing protein has product MTTSAVGLDNGLSLYLVAFGGLLLVAVLLDDLAARVRIPGILMVLLLGLLIENHVDVSASRAITLLSVDQAKQITEAALVLVLFFGGLTTNWQQVRGVIRPAARLATIGVLMTAALITLVVCGFGLAQGTDSVSVLLPRSLFVGAMVASTDASAVLALLRPLQGRLPKPLTDLIECESGFNDPIAVVLAGLALALAGGEGVGAGLLVTDLTRQFLLGILIGFLGGSLTVQLLGTRLGLNQTSMLPVVSLALLMVLSGGTSLLGGSPLLAAYVAGLVLGNSADLDQNGLEEAHSSYAKMAELLLFLCMGLVVNPQDVVHAAGLAFVLFLVMQLVRLLMVQILLWRTPFSHSERIFVCWAGLRGAVPIAMAIKAWSTPGVSWGVSMPSLALAVVLFGLFIQGFALVPLARKMNLTLPVEDTDPSIAS; this is encoded by the coding sequence ATGACCACTTCTGCAGTCGGTTTGGACAACGGTCTCTCGCTTTATCTGGTTGCATTCGGTGGGTTGCTGCTGGTTGCAGTCCTGCTGGATGACCTGGCGGCCAGGGTCAGGATTCCTGGAATCCTCATGGTGCTGCTGCTCGGTCTGCTGATTGAAAATCACGTGGATGTTTCCGCCAGCCGTGCAATCACACTGCTGAGTGTTGACCAGGCCAAGCAGATCACCGAAGCAGCACTCGTGCTGGTGCTGTTTTTCGGAGGTCTCACGACGAACTGGCAGCAGGTGCGTGGTGTGATTCGCCCGGCGGCTCGTTTGGCCACCATCGGAGTCTTGATGACCGCAGCGCTGATCACTCTGGTGGTCTGCGGCTTTGGTCTGGCGCAAGGAACAGACTCGGTCTCCGTTCTTCTCCCTCGCAGTCTTTTCGTTGGGGCCATGGTCGCGAGCACCGATGCTTCGGCTGTTCTGGCTCTGTTGCGTCCGCTTCAGGGCCGTCTGCCGAAGCCGCTCACGGATCTGATCGAGTGCGAGTCGGGCTTTAACGATCCCATTGCCGTCGTTCTTGCCGGACTGGCTCTGGCACTGGCCGGTGGCGAGGGGGTCGGCGCTGGCTTGTTGGTCACGGATCTGACGCGTCAGTTCCTGCTCGGGATTCTGATCGGTTTCCTCGGCGGCAGTCTCACGGTGCAGTTGCTGGGAACACGCCTGGGGCTGAACCAGACGTCGATGTTGCCTGTGGTTAGCCTCGCCTTACTGATGGTGCTGAGCGGTGGCACTTCATTGCTGGGTGGCAGTCCACTGCTCGCGGCCTATGTGGCCGGGCTGGTCCTTGGAAACAGTGCCGACCTTGACCAAAACGGCTTAGAGGAAGCCCATTCCAGCTACGCAAAAATGGCGGAGCTCCTGCTGTTTCTCTGCATGGGGCTGGTGGTGAATCCTCAGGATGTGGTGCATGCCGCCGGTCTCGCTTTCGTGCTGTTTTTGGTGATGCAGCTCGTGCGTTTGCTGATGGTGCAGATCCTTCTGTGGCGCACCCCCTTCAGCCATAGCGAAAGAATCTTTGTGTGCTGGGCAGGTTTGCGTGGCGCGGTGCCCATCGCAATGGCCATCAAGGCCTGGTCCACGCCAGGTGTGAGCTGGGGTGTTTCCATGCCTTCTCTTGCTCTGGCCGTGGTGCTTTTTGGCCTCTTCATCCAGGGCTTTGCCCTAGTGCCCTTGGCTCGCAAGATGAATCTCACCCTGCCAGTTGAAGACACTGATCCCTCGATCGCTTCCTAA
- the ndhO gene encoding NAD(P)H-quinone oxidoreductase subunit O has translation MAETESSPAPAAKPPAPLKKGALVRVNRKAYAGSVEAGASDPYPPAYIFDGPGELLVVKGDYGQVRWRRPVPDVWLRIDQLEPFA, from the coding sequence ATGGCAGAGACAGAGTCGAGCCCTGCACCAGCTGCCAAGCCCCCCGCGCCCCTGAAGAAGGGAGCGTTGGTGCGGGTCAACCGAAAGGCCTATGCCGGCAGCGTGGAAGCCGGAGCTAGCGATCCTTATCCACCGGCGTACATCTTTGATGGTCCGGGCGAACTGTTGGTGGTGAAGGGCGATTACGGACAGGTGCGTTGGCGGCGGCCGGTCCCAGATGTTTGGTTGCGCATCGATCAGCTGGAACCGTTCGCCTGA
- a CDS encoding phospholipid carrier-dependent glycosyltransferase, protein MGAGPFRLWLILIWVVSTVADRLWWGHHAGLPSWDQADYLNSALDHGRALGVMAGGGWQGWNALLDLSPKIPPLASLVNGTVMAVAGDAPSQAAWTLSLWNALLLFSSAGWALQLLRSRGSARGFALLATAAVALAPMLLELRTDYVLELPLTALVTLALWRLGAWWSPRGGGHWWQALLAAFAVALSLLVKQSALLVLLPALGWSLIAAQRIGRGRRLQALVGLILVLVSVFPWLRHNWITTLGGTNRAVIESAAIEGDPGVFSVEGWLWYLRHLPEQIGLVMLCIGIAGLLLLLMRFWAESEANSNALDCKAAWRWLVGTLLLGWVFTNFSPNKDSRYIAPLLPPLLLLLSRGWWQWGLWIRQRWPARSAWLPGLALTAGALVAVAPAWTAQSARLRPRNRFPLQAIVERAGGADPVAEPTTLIVVPSTPDLNQHNVSFYGRRNGGRLVGRQLGGSTDHIRPVLDHAHWVLLAEGDQGSVRKSASFVDQAVRESGVFKEVEVFPRPEGGSYSLWTRRIDAESPVGFEQRFPPLAAGLAKGPAGLDPVFSSVAIEHMIDGHFSYREPLRRAALERLQQDPSDDSARWTLALLAVLTNRPMEAAHHFELLENSHPETPWPSAYRSVVLLAGWNPWSAASVASVAVARHGQHPILVSLESLSAVLGGAIWRLPEAIQSVPDAVTSVEKSLNPQANGSS, encoded by the coding sequence ATGGGTGCTGGGCCGTTCCGTCTTTGGCTGATCCTGATCTGGGTGGTGTCCACCGTTGCTGATCGTCTGTGGTGGGGCCACCACGCTGGCTTGCCGTCTTGGGATCAGGCGGATTACCTCAACAGCGCGCTTGACCATGGTCGGGCTCTCGGAGTCATGGCCGGAGGCGGTTGGCAAGGGTGGAATGCGCTTTTGGACCTCTCGCCCAAGATCCCGCCTTTGGCGTCCTTGGTGAACGGCACGGTGATGGCCGTGGCTGGCGATGCTCCTTCTCAGGCCGCGTGGACGCTGAGCCTCTGGAATGCGCTACTGCTGTTCTCCAGTGCCGGTTGGGCACTCCAGCTCCTGCGCTCGAGAGGGTCAGCCAGGGGATTCGCCTTGCTGGCAACTGCGGCGGTTGCTCTGGCACCGATGTTGTTGGAACTCAGGACTGACTACGTACTGGAACTGCCCTTGACCGCTTTAGTCACGTTGGCGCTTTGGCGGTTGGGAGCCTGGTGGAGTCCACGCGGTGGAGGTCACTGGTGGCAGGCTCTGCTCGCAGCTTTCGCTGTGGCGTTGTCACTGCTTGTGAAACAGAGCGCTCTTCTGGTGTTGCTGCCTGCGCTGGGCTGGTCGCTCATTGCAGCCCAGCGCATTGGGCGAGGCCGGCGACTGCAGGCGCTGGTGGGATTGATCTTGGTTTTGGTTTCAGTGTTCCCCTGGCTTCGGCACAACTGGATCACGACCCTTGGGGGCACGAATCGGGCCGTGATTGAGTCCGCAGCGATCGAGGGAGATCCTGGCGTTTTCAGCGTGGAGGGTTGGTTGTGGTATTTGCGTCACTTACCTGAGCAAATTGGTCTAGTCATGCTCTGCATTGGGATTGCCGGGCTGTTGTTGCTCTTGATGCGCTTCTGGGCTGAAAGCGAAGCGAACTCCAATGCGCTCGATTGCAAGGCAGCTTGGCGTTGGTTGGTAGGCACCCTTTTGCTGGGTTGGGTTTTTACAAATTTCAGTCCAAACAAGGACTCTCGTTACATCGCCCCTTTGTTACCCCCGTTGCTGTTATTGCTCAGCCGAGGCTGGTGGCAATGGGGGCTATGGATCCGTCAACGCTGGCCCGCCCGATCAGCCTGGCTGCCAGGATTGGCTCTCACGGCGGGAGCACTGGTCGCGGTTGCACCGGCTTGGACTGCCCAGTCCGCACGTCTGAGACCGCGCAATCGTTTTCCGCTTCAAGCGATCGTTGAGAGAGCAGGTGGCGCTGATCCTGTCGCTGAGCCAACCACGTTGATCGTTGTTCCCAGCACCCCGGATCTCAATCAGCATAATGTGAGTTTTTACGGCCGCCGTAACGGGGGCCGCTTGGTGGGTCGCCAGCTCGGCGGCAGCACTGATCACATCCGGCCTGTTTTGGACCATGCCCACTGGGTCTTGCTTGCTGAAGGTGACCAGGGGTCGGTCCGTAAATCTGCCAGTTTCGTCGATCAGGCCGTGCGTGAAAGCGGGGTCTTTAAGGAGGTGGAGGTGTTTCCTCGTCCAGAGGGAGGCAGTTACTCCCTCTGGACGCGACGGATCGATGCAGAGTCTCCCGTTGGTTTCGAACAGCGGTTTCCCCCGCTTGCGGCAGGACTGGCGAAAGGGCCTGCAGGTCTTGATCCTGTCTTCAGCAGCGTGGCGATCGAGCACATGATTGACGGCCATTTCAGCTATCGAGAACCGCTGCGGCGCGCGGCTCTTGAACGCCTTCAGCAGGATCCATCCGATGACTCTGCTCGCTGGACGCTGGCTCTGCTGGCTGTCCTGACCAATCGGCCTATGGAGGCCGCTCACCACTTTGAGCTCCTGGAGAACTCCCATCCTGAAACTCCCTGGCCCAGCGCTTATCGCAGTGTGGTGTTGCTTGCAGGCTGGAATCCTTGGTCTGCTGCCTCTGTGGCTTCCGTTGCAGTCGCCCGGCATGGGCAGCATCCCATTCTTGTGAGCCTTGAATCGCTTTCAGCAGTTCTTGGTGGCGCCATTTGGAGACTTCCTGAGGCTATTCAGTCGGTTCCCGATGCGGTCACCAGTGTTGAGAAGTCGCTCAATCCTCAGGCGAACGGTTCCAGCTGA
- a CDS encoding J domain-containing protein, which produces MSSAFSNRSDHHQDPYAVLEVTSSATQAELKAAYRRLVKQHHPDAGGDDERILALNAAWEQIGDPETRRSFDREFGYSESARDEARARGARNARASQAARRAAGQGASEDQALATWLQKVYAPIDRLLGQVINPFSAELKALSADPYDDDLMDAFCTYLEQSRNRLDKVKNLFQSLPTPPSARGFGLSLYHCLSQVEDAVAELERYTMGYVDSYLHDGREMLREARQRRQRLQQERRRLEIG; this is translated from the coding sequence TTGAGCTCTGCGTTCTCCAATCGTTCGGATCACCACCAGGATCCCTATGCAGTTCTTGAGGTGACATCGAGCGCCACCCAGGCTGAGCTCAAAGCTGCCTATCGCCGCCTGGTGAAGCAGCACCATCCCGATGCAGGAGGCGATGACGAGCGAATCCTGGCGCTCAACGCCGCCTGGGAGCAAATCGGGGATCCCGAGACCAGGCGCAGCTTTGATCGCGAGTTCGGATATTCAGAGTCAGCCCGTGATGAGGCTCGGGCCCGCGGTGCCCGCAACGCCCGAGCCAGTCAGGCGGCACGACGTGCAGCAGGCCAGGGAGCCAGCGAAGACCAGGCACTGGCCACTTGGCTTCAGAAGGTCTATGCCCCGATCGACCGTCTGCTCGGTCAGGTGATTAATCCTTTTTCTGCAGAACTGAAAGCTCTTTCGGCTGATCCTTATGACGATGATCTGATGGACGCGTTTTGCACCTATCTGGAACAGAGTCGAAACCGCTTGGACAAGGTCAAGAACCTGTTTCAATCGTTGCCGACTCCGCCATCAGCTCGTGGCTTTGGCTTAAGCCTTTATCACTGCCTCTCTCAGGTGGAGGATGCCGTGGCGGAGCTGGAGCGTTACACGATGGGTTACGTCGACAGCTATCTCCATGACGGTCGGGAGATGCTGCGGGAGGCTCGTCAACGGCGCCAGCGTCTTCAGCAGGAACGGCGCAGGCTGGAGATTGGTTGA
- the cysK gene encoding cysteine synthase A encodes MPIAPDITALVGRTPLVRLNRLPQAFGCQAEIIAKLESFNPTASVKDRIAGAMVEAAEQNGTIVAGSTVLVEPTSGNTGIALAMVAAARGYRLILTMPDTMSTERRSMLRAYGAELQLTPGNEGMQGAIALARELVQEIPGAYLLQQFDNPANPSVHAVSTAKEIWQDTEGRLDALVAGVGTGGTITGCARVLRGLQKDLQVIAVEPAASPVLSGGEAGPHRIQGIGAGFVPPVLEQELIDEVIAVTDEEAMELGRRLAREEGLLCGVSSGAAVAAALKLGQRPAMAGRRIVVILASFGERYLSTPMFSAAAVLPARRDGQL; translated from the coding sequence ATGCCGATCGCTCCTGACATCACAGCGTTGGTGGGTCGTACGCCTTTGGTGCGGCTCAATCGTCTTCCTCAGGCCTTCGGTTGCCAGGCCGAGATCATTGCCAAGCTCGAGAGTTTTAATCCCACAGCCTCGGTGAAAGACCGCATCGCTGGGGCGATGGTGGAAGCCGCAGAGCAGAACGGCACAATCGTGGCTGGCAGCACTGTCTTGGTGGAACCCACCAGCGGCAACACTGGCATCGCTCTGGCGATGGTTGCTGCAGCGCGAGGTTATCGGCTCATTCTCACAATGCCCGACACGATGAGCACGGAGCGCAGATCCATGCTGCGTGCCTATGGCGCGGAATTGCAGCTCACCCCAGGGAATGAAGGAATGCAAGGCGCGATCGCTCTCGCCAGGGAGCTGGTGCAAGAGATTCCAGGTGCCTATCTGCTGCAGCAGTTCGATAACCCTGCCAATCCCTCCGTTCATGCAGTGTCTACTGCAAAGGAAATCTGGCAGGACACCGAAGGACGACTGGATGCCCTGGTGGCCGGGGTGGGAACGGGAGGAACCATCACTGGTTGTGCCCGCGTGCTGCGAGGACTGCAGAAGGATCTTCAAGTGATTGCGGTGGAGCCTGCTGCCAGTCCGGTGCTGTCGGGTGGAGAGGCGGGTCCGCACCGTATTCAAGGCATCGGTGCCGGTTTTGTTCCTCCGGTGCTGGAGCAGGAACTCATTGATGAGGTCATCGCCGTGACCGATGAAGAGGCGATGGAATTGGGCCGGCGTCTCGCGAGGGAAGAAGGATTGCTCTGCGGAGTGAGCAGCGGAGCGGCCGTTGCAGCAGCGTTGAAGCTGGGACAGCGTCCAGCGATGGCCGGTCGCCGAATCGTGGTGATTCTTGCCAGCTTCGGTGAGCGATATCTCTCCACGCCGATGTTCAGTGCTGCTGCCGTTCTGCCGGCGCGTCGGGATGGTCAGCTTTGA
- a CDS encoding iron uptake porin → MKLFKQLLVAPAALGLLAPMAAGATEVNVAGVSDYASVSHGTAAVDQVTSITQFSDVYPTDWAYQALSNLIERYGCVAGYPNGTYRGNRAMTRFEAAALLNACLDRVTEVTDELKRLMKEFEKELAIVKGRVDGLEARVGELEATQFSTTTKMKGNTTFVIGANSYGGDAKVRGQFGRDDDLDVRDADGKVVERLNPRNMADLANANLGAVTFNYDIKIDFDTSFTGKDLLRTRLRAGNFDTSAFGFGASTGIPTPFGGTYSTASGLEVAFEEGDGLNIDRIFYQFPLGSSFTVTAGGKVRQDDMLAVWPSAYPSDTILDYFTYAGAPGAYSLNLGSGAGVWWSNDGFSISANYVSTNGSEGNPKKGGIATDGASGTGTVQLAYADSSWGIAAAYTYSSKNWGTVYESTATPLATYVGLLGNSNNVGLSAWWQPEDSGFIPSISTGWGLSSTTGSTDSGLFGYDFDSATSQSWYVGLQWSDVFLKGNNAGMAVGQQAFVTGIDLSGNNVLGISSSDAEEQLARDGQYAWEFWYQFQVTDNISVTPALFYLSRPLGSATQNESFNQFGGLVKTSFRF, encoded by the coding sequence ATGAAATTGTTCAAGCAACTGCTGGTTGCTCCTGCTGCTCTGGGCCTACTGGCTCCGATGGCTGCTGGCGCGACTGAAGTCAATGTTGCCGGTGTTTCCGACTACGCCTCCGTGTCTCATGGCACGGCTGCTGTGGATCAGGTCACCAGCATCACCCAATTCTCAGACGTCTACCCGACCGACTGGGCTTATCAGGCACTCAGCAACCTGATCGAGCGCTACGGCTGTGTTGCTGGTTATCCCAACGGCACCTACCGCGGCAACCGTGCGATGACCCGCTTTGAAGCGGCTGCACTGTTGAACGCCTGTCTCGACCGCGTCACTGAAGTGACCGACGAGCTCAAGCGTCTGATGAAAGAGTTCGAAAAGGAACTCGCGATCGTGAAGGGCCGCGTTGACGGTCTGGAAGCTCGCGTTGGCGAACTGGAAGCAACCCAGTTCTCCACCACCACCAAGATGAAGGGGAACACCACCTTCGTGATCGGCGCCAACAGCTACGGCGGTGACGCCAAGGTTCGCGGTCAGTTCGGACGTGACGACGATTTGGATGTCAGAGACGCCGACGGCAAGGTTGTTGAGCGTTTAAATCCCCGAAATATGGCGGACCTGGCCAACGCCAATCTCGGTGCGGTCACCTTCAACTACGACATCAAGATCGATTTTGATACCAGTTTCACTGGCAAGGATCTGCTGCGCACGCGTCTGAGGGCAGGCAACTTCGACACGAGTGCCTTCGGATTCGGAGCTTCGACAGGCATTCCAACTCCTTTCGGTGGGACCTACTCGACGGCATCAGGCCTGGAAGTGGCGTTTGAGGAGGGTGATGGCCTCAACATCGACCGCATCTTCTACCAGTTCCCTCTGGGTAGCTCTTTCACCGTCACAGCAGGCGGCAAGGTTCGTCAGGACGACATGCTCGCCGTCTGGCCGAGTGCGTACCCCTCAGACACCATCCTTGATTACTTCACCTATGCAGGTGCTCCCGGTGCCTACAGCTTGAATCTCGGTTCTGGTGCTGGCGTCTGGTGGAGCAACGACGGTTTCAGCATCAGTGCCAACTACGTGTCCACAAACGGCTCTGAGGGCAATCCCAAAAAGGGAGGCATCGCCACCGACGGTGCGTCCGGAACGGGCACAGTTCAACTGGCGTATGCCGATTCCAGCTGGGGTATCGCCGCGGCATACACCTACAGCTCCAAGAACTGGGGAACCGTCTATGAGTCAACGGCGACTCCTTTGGCGACCTATGTCGGCTTGCTTGGCAACAGCAACAATGTCGGACTGAGCGCCTGGTGGCAGCCTGAAGATTCGGGCTTCATTCCCTCCATTAGCACCGGCTGGGGCCTCAGCTCCACGACCGGTTCTACCGATAGCGGACTATTCGGATACGACTTTGATTCCGCTACCTCGCAGTCCTGGTATGTGGGTCTGCAGTGGAGCGATGTCTTCCTGAAAGGCAACAACGCCGGCATGGCTGTTGGTCAGCAGGCGTTCGTGACCGGAATTGATCTCTCCGGCAACAACGTTCTAGGAATCTCTTCTTCCGATGCTGAAGAACAACTGGCGCGCGATGGTCAGTACGCCTGGGAATTCTGGTATCAGTTCCAGGTCACCGACAACATCTCTGTGACTCCAGCCCTCTTCTATCTGAGCCGCCCCCTGGGCTCAGCCACCCAGAATGAGAGCTTCAATCAGTTCGGTGGTCTGGTGAAGACCTCCTTCCGCTTCTGA
- a CDS encoding ArnT family glycosyltransferase, giving the protein MPSKLPWRILFALWIGAAVLSVIGLGDVPLRDFDEATVARVALELHQGQGEAPLLPTLWGDPYLNKAPGLHLIISTMIGINPSSGLPDEWTIRIAPALLSTLVIPLGGLLQWTLRPGERSSTICTSAILMTLLPVARHGRMAMLDGTQLTVMAVLWLGLMQLTSTHQPRRAGLLTGLAASGMLLLKAPLLVPAAAAGAVAIVWGKEWRTWQLPQACFGIAVGLLPGLAWHGWHALVRGQSALWLWAGDGAGRVLLDAGEGSDLGWRVPLIEMLEGGWPWLALFPIALLWAWQLKTTRWGRWCLSLLVVLSSSILPLRTQLPWYSHPLWLPVALLCAPLLAWIVDRKASPETPLLMRGLLSQVPRFWALIGLILLILLGVSITPLGSAFSAYQGPAAALGLGWSAGGCFLMTKSIGQRRLGALSLVCGNLGALALIFSSPIWHWELNETWPVQPIAELTRQGRGQPITIVGHDERPSLNWYAEQRIPRNGSNKGLRLSDNQQDHCEVVARHQKWALSDCDNMLSED; this is encoded by the coding sequence ATGCCATCCAAGCTTCCCTGGCGGATCCTGTTCGCTCTGTGGATTGGCGCAGCAGTTCTTTCCGTTATCGGCCTGGGCGATGTGCCCTTGAGGGACTTTGATGAAGCCACCGTGGCGAGAGTGGCGCTCGAACTTCACCAAGGGCAAGGGGAAGCTCCTCTTTTGCCAACTCTCTGGGGGGATCCCTATCTCAATAAAGCGCCAGGACTGCATCTGATTATCTCAACGATGATCGGCATCAACCCATCTTCAGGACTGCCTGATGAATGGACGATCCGAATAGCGCCAGCACTGCTGTCCACGCTCGTTATACCGCTGGGCGGACTACTGCAGTGGACGCTTCGACCTGGAGAGCGATCAAGCACCATTTGCACGAGCGCCATTTTGATGACGCTTCTGCCGGTCGCTCGCCATGGACGAATGGCCATGCTCGACGGCACTCAGCTCACCGTCATGGCGGTGCTTTGGCTGGGACTGATGCAACTGACCTCGACGCATCAACCGCGTCGAGCAGGCCTGCTGACTGGATTGGCCGCAAGCGGGATGCTGCTGCTGAAAGCCCCCTTACTGGTACCCGCCGCCGCCGCAGGAGCTGTGGCCATTGTCTGGGGGAAGGAATGGAGGACTTGGCAACTGCCACAAGCATGCTTTGGCATTGCAGTGGGGTTGCTACCAGGTCTTGCATGGCATGGATGGCATGCCCTGGTTCGCGGCCAGTCTGCACTGTGGCTCTGGGCGGGTGATGGCGCAGGACGCGTTCTTCTGGACGCCGGCGAGGGAAGTGACCTGGGTTGGCGAGTGCCGTTGATCGAAATGCTGGAAGGAGGCTGGCCATGGCTCGCTCTCTTTCCAATTGCGCTGCTCTGGGCCTGGCAGCTCAAAACCACGCGCTGGGGACGATGGTGCCTGAGCCTTCTGGTCGTTCTGAGTTCATCGATCCTGCCTCTACGCACTCAGCTGCCCTGGTACAGCCACCCTCTCTGGCTCCCGGTTGCCCTGCTCTGCGCTCCGCTGTTGGCCTGGATCGTGGACCGGAAGGCCTCTCCGGAAACGCCTCTACTGATGCGAGGTCTGCTGAGCCAGGTCCCACGGTTCTGGGCTCTGATCGGCCTCATTCTGCTAATCCTTCTTGGAGTCTCCATCACCCCGCTCGGATCAGCGTTCAGCGCCTATCAGGGGCCGGCCGCAGCTCTCGGATTGGGCTGGAGCGCCGGTGGGTGCTTCCTGATGACTAAAAGCATTGGGCAAAGACGACTGGGCGCCTTAAGCCTTGTGTGCGGAAACTTGGGGGCTCTTGCCCTGATCTTCAGCTCACCGATCTGGCACTGGGAACTCAATGAAACATGGCCCGTTCAACCGATTGCTGAGCTGACAAGACAGGGGCGTGGACAGCCGATCACGATCGTTGGGCACGACGAAAGACCCAGCCTGAATTGGTACGCGGAGCAGAGAATTCCCCGCAATGGTTCAAACAAGGGGCTGCGGCTGAGCGACAACCAGCAAGATCATTGTGAAGTCGTGGCCAGGCACCAAAAGTGGGCTTTGAGCGATTGCGATAACATGCTTTCAGAAGATTAA
- a CDS encoding glycosyltransferase: MSFTIDSDNNETQGLSIILPTFNEAGSIETMVSSLLELTNQYQIEILIVDDDSQDGTADLVRKLARQDSRIKLIQRVGRSGLASAIKEGLIAAIYPFAIAMDSDGQHEPSSVMAAVRQLHAGAELVIGSRFLVNSEIRGLSNRRTNGSTVANRLARWSLHQNYNQLTDYMSGFMALELNSCLHLVRKVDVNGFKFLYELLAISKGKLKTTEIPLRFQPRLHGDSKLDYAILWDFIVSLLHAASFHILPRRAISFGLVGTSGVAVQLIMTSLLMTFGLSFQQAIPLAVVTAASSNYLVNNILTFRDRRQHGLKLLQGLLKFLLVASLPSLANIGLATGFYTLIQANAVFAQLAGIIVVYIWNYAASSRFVWNTP; the protein is encoded by the coding sequence GTGTCCTTCACAATTGATTCAGACAATAACGAGACTCAAGGCTTATCGATCATTCTGCCGACATTTAATGAGGCTGGGTCCATCGAGACAATGGTGTCCTCACTTCTCGAACTCACCAATCAATATCAAATTGAAATTTTAATTGTTGACGATGATTCCCAAGATGGAACGGCAGATCTTGTTCGAAAACTGGCGAGGCAGGATTCACGAATCAAGCTAATTCAACGCGTGGGGCGTTCTGGCCTGGCAAGCGCCATTAAGGAAGGGCTCATTGCTGCCATTTATCCGTTTGCCATTGCCATGGACAGTGACGGACAACATGAACCGTCCTCCGTCATGGCAGCCGTTCGACAGCTGCATGCAGGCGCTGAACTTGTGATTGGCAGCCGCTTTCTTGTTAACTCTGAAATCCGAGGCCTCAGCAACCGACGCACAAACGGTTCCACGGTGGCGAACCGGTTAGCACGGTGGAGCCTCCATCAAAACTACAACCAACTCACTGACTACATGAGTGGCTTTATGGCCTTGGAGCTCAACAGCTGCCTGCACCTCGTACGGAAGGTAGATGTGAACGGATTCAAATTTCTCTATGAGCTTTTAGCAATCAGCAAAGGAAAACTAAAAACCACCGAGATCCCACTTCGCTTTCAGCCGCGACTTCACGGTGATTCAAAATTGGACTATGCCATTCTCTGGGATTTCATAGTTTCCCTTCTCCACGCCGCCTCATTCCACATCCTCCCAAGAAGAGCAATCAGCTTTGGACTCGTAGGAACTTCTGGAGTTGCGGTGCAACTGATCATGACTTCTTTGCTCATGACCTTTGGGCTTAGCTTTCAGCAAGCAATACCTCTGGCGGTAGTCACTGCTGCTAGCTCTAACTATCTAGTCAACAACATTTTAACATTTAGGGACCGGCGCCAGCATGGACTAAAGCTTTTACAAGGTCTTCTGAAATTCTTACTCGTCGCATCTCTTCCTTCGCTGGCAAATATTGGCTTAGCAACGGGATTTTATACATTGATCCAAGCCAATGCTGTTTTTGCGCAGCTCGCAGGAATCATCGTTGTTTACATCTGGAACTACGCCGCATCATCTCGATTTGTATGGAATACCCCTTAA